From one Orcinus orca chromosome 10, mOrcOrc1.1, whole genome shotgun sequence genomic stretch:
- the CCR8 gene encoding LOW QUALITY PROTEIN: C-C chemokine receptor type 8 (The sequence of the model RefSeq protein was modified relative to this genomic sequence to represent the inferred CDS: inserted 2 bases in 1 codon): protein MDYTLEPNVTITDYYYPDIISSPCNGELIQRDSKLLLAIFYCLLFVFGLLGNSLVILVLVTCKKLKSITDIYLLNLALSDLLFVFSFPFQTHYQLDQWVFGTVMCKVVSGFYYIGFFSSMFFVTLMSVDRYLAVVRAVYAMKVRTTRMGTALSLAMWLIAFVATSPLLVFYQEASDDGVLQCYLYYNQETLKWKIFIHFEMNILGLLIPFTILMFCYISILHQLKSCQSHNKTKATKLVLVVVVVSLLFWVPFNVVLFLTSLHNMHILDGCVMSQRLIYATHVTETISFTHCCVNPIIYAFMGEKFKKHLSXIFQKSCSHIFLYIGRQISRETWERSSSYQHPSHSSSIDYIL, encoded by the exons ATGGATTATACACTTGAGCCCAATGTGACAATAACTGACTACTACTATCCTGATATCATCTCAAGCCCCTGCAATGGGGAACTTATCCAAAGAGATAGCAAGTTGCTTCTTGCCATCTTTTACTGCCTCCTGTTTGTATTTGGTCTTCTGGGAAACAGCCTGGTCATCCTGGTCCTTGTCACCTGCAAGAAGCTGAAGAGCATCACAGACATATACCTCTTGAACTTGGCCCTGTCTGACTTGCTTTttgtcttctccttcccctttcaGACCCACTATCAGCTGGACCAGTGGGTGTTTGGGACTGTAATGTGCAAGGTGGTCTCTGGCTTTTATTACATTGGCTTCTTTAGCAGCATGTTCTTTGTCACCCTCATGAGTGTGGACAGGTACCTGGCAGTTGTCCGTGCTGTATACGCCATGAAAGTGAGGACGACCAGAATGGGCACAGCCCTGAGTCTGGCAATGTGGCTGATTGCCTTTGTGGCCACCAGCCCATTACTAGTATTTTACCAAGAGGCCTCTGATGATGGTGTTCTACAGTGTTATTTGTATTACAATCAAGAGACGCTGAAGTGGAAGATCTTCATCCACTTTGAAATGAATATCTTAGGCCTGTTGATCCCATTCACCATCCTTATGTTCTGCTACATTAGCATCCTGCACCAGCTGAAGAGTTGCCAGAGCCACAACAAGACCAAGGCCACCAAGCTCGTGCTCGTTGTGGTGGTTGTCTCTTTACTCTTCTGGGTCCCATTCAATGTAGTACTTTTCCTTACTTCCCTGCACAACATGCACATCTTGGATGGATGTGTCATGAGCCAGCGGTTGATCTATGCCACTCATGTCACAGAAACCATTTCCTTCACCCACTGCTGTGTGAACCCTATTATCTATGCGTTCATGGGTGAGAAGTTCAAGAAACACCtctc aatatttcagaaaagttGCAGCCACATCTTCCTCTACATAGGGAGACAAATCTCTAGGGAGACCTGGGAAAGGTCATCCTCCTATCAGCACCCCTCCCATTCCTCCAGTATAGACTACATTTTGTGA